gagagagagagacggatGGAAGGATGAAGCAAAGGGAATCTTCCTTTGGATCAAAGTAGATGTTTTATATTTCCTAACAAAATGGAGGAAATGTTTTCCGAAGGAATTCAACAACCCCATTCCTTTGTTCCAAACAAGCTCATAGGGAAAAAAAGATCCAAAGGATTGCAAACCTCCAAAAATCCTTTAAAAACCAATGttccaaacagggcctatgCTTGTATAGCTCGCTTATTACTCACTGATCAGCAGGGAGCATCTTCCTTCAGATTGCTCGTCTTCCATGACTCCTCTAGTCCTCTTGAACGCAGAAATTTTACAGGAATTTTGCATAAATTAGTTCTGCACCCACGAAAATCCTCAAAATTTCTACTTTCTGAGCTCACTGACTTTTTCACACTACAGCTATTTAGTATCAAATAACTTGAACTTCACATCTATCAAGCAAGCAAGTCAAAAGCAGGGGAACCAATTGACTTCCTTTTCCTCTACGGACAGACAAAACTGTCATAAACAAGTCAACATGTAATAACAGCAAAGCTTCCCAAGCGGGAGCTTTAAGAAAACACTCAGTGAGCAACAGCTTTTTGAGCCTTGTTTGGGAGGATACTGTCCGGGAGGATAAGCTCTGGTGGGATCTCACGGACCACGCCGAGCATCGAATCGTACTCCTCGTCTTTGTGCGCAAACTTCTTCCTCAGCATCTTCTCGAGCTCAATCTCATCGAAGGTCTTGGCATTCTCGGCTGCGTGGACTTGAGCCAAATTGATATAGTTTGTTGCTGACTGTGCAATGAACGCCATCTCCTCTTCAGTAAGCTTTCTTAGGAACTTGGCAGGATTACCAACCCAGACCTAGCAATGTCAGGAAACGATATGGTTTAATAAAGCCATGCAATGTATTAACTTAACcataaaatataaatacaaaGCATATTTAAATCTTGCAGCTGTTCACAACAAGTGTGGAACATAAAACATGGACATCAGTATAAACATGCAGCCAGCAGCTTTGTTTAGTAATCCTCCAGTCCCCGATTACAGTTTTATAAATAAGGAAATTCATGCAAAATATGTGTCAACACATCATAACTGTAAATTAAGGGAAAAATGCAGACTAAACCTCTACCTCAGAATCATTCAATTGCATTATTCGAAAACAATTAGGTATTTTTCTGAACAAAGAGCATGCCAATTTTGTAATCATATACCAGCATCTCTGAGAATTACCTCATTACAAAATGTTGGCAGTTGATTGCACATTTCTCATATagcaagtgaaaaaaaaaaacttgcttaGCAAGAAAATAGGAAGGTAACCTCTCCAGAAGGAATCCTGGTGTTTTGCTTTACAAGGGATCCTGCACCAACCATGCTGTGCTTTTCAACCACCACTCCATCAAGCAGAGTGGCACCCATACCAACAAAAGCTTCATCCTCGACGATGCATGCGTGTAGAACAGCACTGTGACCTGGCAGAAGCTTTATTGTTTAGGTAGGTGCATAGCACAGTGTCACAGTGAATAGTCCATGCGAAATGAAGCTCAGAATTTTAACTCGTAAATCAATCACAAAGCAGCAATGGAAACCATATTTTTACGATTTTATCAGGTATAAATGATGCCATGTGGTTAATGTCTTCCAGAAAAGCCAAATCACAACTTCAATAGCATATCAGAGTGTATATTACGAATTAAGATAGGAAGTGCTCTACTGACCTATTGTAACACTGTTTCCAATTATGGTTGGGAGAACCTTCCCACTGATATTAGCTTTTGAAACATGTACAAGGGAATTGTCTTGTATATTTGTTCCAACTCCAATATGAATGCTGTTGACATCACCTGAGGACAAAAGAATGAAAAGGAGCTAAAATGGTTATCACCGCACCGTGGAAGTATCCAAAGTACAACTTCAACACTATAGTTACTGAAACTTTAAATATCAATATGCTAGGGTTAACCCAGTATGTATGACAGCACAAATGCCTCACACCATGATAAAAGATCATATGGTGTAGGAGGAACGTTATCATGTGAATGAAGCTGCTTGAATCCTTTTTCTACTTGGATTTGGTTGTAAAGGAGACCATACAGGCATTGGTCAAAACCATTCTCACCTAATTGTTTTCTTAAGAGCTACTagtatgttactccctccgtttcatattataagactttctagcattgcccatattcatatagatgttaatgaatctagacacacatatatgtttagattcattaatgaatatatgaatgtggacaatactagaaagtcttataatatgaaacggaggaagtagtacttAATGCTTTATGGTTGGGAGAACCTTCCCACATCATCGTTGAGAGCCCAACACATCATCGTTGCAGGTTAAAAACTCGAACTTCATGTGAAGTGTCAGTTGAGAGCCCAACAATGAAAAGATGAGTGTACTAGAGCTGTTTGATAAAACTGTGCATCTCCGTACGACTGGTGGTTCTGTCAGTTGTCTATGTAGTACCATTCATCATAACAATGAGTGTACTGCAGTCAGAAGCAAGTTTATTCCAAAAACAAAAATGTACAGTAAACAAGGTGTAACAAAGAAAGAAATGGGAAACAAATTATCAAGACAAAGCCCATGCTTACTCACATGTGTAATAATACTACAGTGTATATCGACCAAGAGTTTACCTCTTAAAATGGAGCCATACCAGATTGAGGATCCATGTCCAATCTCAATATCACCAATCACAGCTGCACTGGGAGCAACAAAAACATCCTTGTGGATTCTGGGCTCTTTCTCAAATATGTTCATGATTGTGCGATGCCTTGGCACTGACAAGGGCATACAAAACGGTAACATGATAGTCAGGCTCAACCATAAAGTTTATGTACCTTGCTAAATTCATTAGCTCGTGGTTATTCTAAAATGACCTATCTAGACATAATACCAAAACCTTTTTGATACAATGTCCAATTTATGCTAATTCAAGGCCCTCTACAAGATGCAGCATGGTGGAAATCAATCAACACCAACTACAGCACCACACCTAACTAGAAGGTGGAACAAATGACATTCTTCATGATGCTACGCAACAGAAAATAGATGCATAACCACTCGAAAATTggcatgccaaattgccaatgtGACACTCCCACAATGGGCAGTATGACCGCAATAACCAATATGCGCAATCCTTGATTTACTTGCTGCAGTTTTCACACACGAGATCGATCACTAGTTGAAAACCTGGAATGCAGAACTTCACAAATAACCGACGATAATTTAGGCTCATTTCGAGACTCCTCGAATCCAGTCACCCCCTATCCATTCCTACCAATTTCTTCCCAATAACAACTGCCAAATTGTCAGAGAGAGagacggcggctgctgctgcttacGCTGCTCGTCGACGCGGAGGCCGCCCTGGATGGTGGATCCGAGGCGGTCCATGGCCTGCCCCGTGCCGCGGATCCACTTCCCCGCCGTGTAGATCGCCCGCCCCAGGGTCCCCATGCCTCGTCCTCCCCGCTTGCTCCCTCCGCTGTccggacctcgccgccggccgccgcccgccgccgaggTGAGAGGTAactgtgtgagagagagagagagggagaggaggtcaAACAGCTTTTGGCCCAGGTTTTTTATGGGCCTGGATCCGGCCCGATCATCACAGAGGCCTCGCGGCCTATTGAGATTTGGGCCCAGGTTTTTATGGGCCCAGCCTGTTGCGCGAATTCTAGAGTGATCACGGCCGTCCAAAATTCgattgaatttttttctttatgttTCAAACGATTAAacagtactccatccgtcctaaaatataagtatttttagcatagtatcaagtcaaatatttgtaactttgactattaatagcaaaagaataaaaaggatcaatcatgtaaaattgatgttactaaatttatcattaatgtaactctttttatttaaaacatattacttttatagatattattggtcaaaataGCATCTCATAGACTATGTCAaagtctaaaaatacttatattttaggacggaaggaTTAGTAATAGGCTCCCTTGTTGGGAACTTCGGATACGGGCTTAAAATTTGAAGTGAAATATTGGCTTACCCACATGATTGGCTAAGAGTTCCAAATCGCTCAAACTTAACGTGACTGATTATGTTGCAGTCATCTACGGACTGCAGGGAACTGGAGTCTTGGATCCTGCTTGCTTTGCatcaacaaaaacaaaaatctaAAGCTTTTACAACGTGCACGCATTCTGCAGCTGCCGTCTGCCGATCATCCGCACCAGGACTACAGAGAGTGTGCAACCGAACAAAAATAATTGACCCTGTTTGGATGGTGTTACATCGGATGGATGTTTGTacaaagtattaaacgtaagcTATTGACAAAACTTATTCTATCCTagttaattcgcgagacaaatttattgatccaaattaattcatgattagcctatgtgatgttaCAATAAATATGTgttaattatgaattaattaggcttaaaaaattgtcGCGCGAATTAAcactcatttatataattagttttattaagtAGTGTATGTTTCATACTACATCAGTCCCAAAATACTtgtcgctttgatttttttcttgcaacctttgaccattcgtcttatttaaaaattagtgtaaatataaaaacgaataagtcacacttaaagtatttttataataaagcaagttacaaacaaaataaacaataactctataatttttgaataagacgaatgatcaaaagtTATGTAAAaaacacaaaacgacaagtatttttggacggaggtagtatctaaACATCCTATGTGACCTAGGAGTATGTGACTGGGACGGACAACAGTGTACAACCTTTCGTTGAACAACAGAGACGTACACGTACGCAATGTTGCACGGGTCACAGATATAAAATGCACACGCTACAACGCAGCGGATGTACTCATTGCGTTGGTGCACTGCACGCATGCAGCGAGAGATGCCCGCCGACGCTGACatgacgcgccgccgccgctcgccgtcgctacCGTGCGCGGTGCGCGTGCAGGCGGCCGGCTTCGCGCTCGGGCACCGCCGGGACGGCAGCGTCCGGCGCCTCGTCTTCTCCCTCTTGGACATCCACGTCAGGGCCAAGCGCCGCGCCGGCGTCCGCTCCGTCGACGTCACCATCGACGCCTCACGCGGCCTCTGGGCGCGCGTcttctccccgccgccgacgaagggagaggcggcgcaggcgctcccggtcgtcgtcttcttccacggcggcggcttcgtgctcttctccgccgcctcctgctacTACGACAGGCTCTGCCGCCGCATCTGCCGCGAGCTCCGCGCCGTGGTGGTGTCCGTCAACTaccgcctcgccggccccgcgcgccgcttcCCCGCCGCCTACGACgacggcctcgccgcgctccgctACCTCGACGCCAACGGCCTCGCggaggccgccggcgtcgccgccgtcgacctctcCAGCTgcttcctcgccggcgacagcgCAGGGGGCAACATGGTGCACCACGTGGCCCAGCgctgggcggcggcgtccgccgcctcaccgtcgtcgtcgacgacgctccggctcgccggcgccgtgctgATCCAGCCATTcttcggcggcgaggagcggacggaggaggagctggAGCTCGACAAGGCGGCGCTCACGCTGTCGCTAGCGAGGACGGACTACTACTGGCGGGAGTTCCTGCCGGAGGGCGCCACACGGGACCACCCGGCGGCGCAcgtgtgcggcggcggcgagcacgacgtcgaggtggcggaggcgttcccggcggcgatggtggcgatcGGAGGGTTCGACCTGCTCAAGGGGTGGCAGGCGAGGTACGTGGAGGCGCTGCGCGGGAAGGGGAAGGCGGTGCGGGTGGTGGAGTACCCGGGCGCCATCCATGGCTTCTGCTTGTTCCCGGAGCTCGCCGACTCCGGCGAGTTCGTGGAGGAGATGAAGCTGTTCGTCCAGGAGCATAGAACCAAGCGTGTGCAGTAGATGGCTTGTTGGCCCAACGCTGTAATTGATCCAGTGATTATGATGATTCCAGCAGAATTTACGAGATTATTTTTCGATTACACGACAGGCTCATATGTATGCACATGTACTcccccgtcccaaaaaaaaaacaatctaatTAGAGATGGGATATTACCTAGTCCAGCGTATCTAAACAAACATATGTCCGGATACGCTGGACTAGGTAATGTCCCACCTTCataggttgggttttttttttaacgggaGGAGTATATGACAACACACATAACAACACAATCATACGCCACCAATACTGTGAGAGGCACTACACGagaaataaattttattattcATTCCTAAGGAATACTCGATGGGATGAGAAATAAATAACAACCTTGAAGATGAGTAAATATCATAGAGCAAGTTTTATGTCATTTAAGAGATATGCGAGAAATGAAGACATCACATGGGAGACAAAAATCCATCTGCGGTTATTTGCTGCCTTTTGTTATCATAATGGTTGCCACCTGCTATTCGTTGCCTTTCGTCGATATACGATTATATTACTATAGTGAAGTGTGTGTCGATGGGTTATACCTCAATCACATGATTCGTTCATATACAAATTGTTTGGAGGACGTAGGAATTGATTGTTAGGAGGATACAAACAAATCTGTAAATGGAGCAAGGGGAaagggatttttatataggtagACCCTTGATGACGAGTAATAGCATTATTTCTGTTGACCGGAGCTGGTGTTGCCATCGTATATCAATCTATCACAAGTACAAAGTAGAGAATAACCTAATCTAGTGTACCAGCGTATCAATGTAAAGCTCGAGTATGGTTAGTCGTTGGTTAGCTATTTTTGGCTTCCTCGAGAATCCATTCGGCGAGATTGGAGgttgctctatattttttttattaggctTGTCCTTCACTTCTGGGATCTTGTACTTATATTTTTAGGTGTTTCCTTTTTAAGTAGAACTAAGAAGATAAACATAGATACGATCGTCGGTTTTGAGGGCTCTGTATTTATTTTATGTGACTCATTTCTTATCTATTTAGGACTTCCGCTATATGCACGAGAGTTGTTTCCGTACAAATGGTATATGATGGTCTTGCAAAGCTAAATACATGTGTATAGGGTACTACATATTTAGAGCACTCACGGTCTAAATTTAAAGTACTTTTGGTTTtggcatatatatttatctattcattttatttaaaaattatgtaaataTGCGAATAtaataaatcatacttaaaacaACTTCAATAAACAATACaagtcataacaaaataaataattttgtaactttttttttaaaaaaatatcaaacatacATTCAATGTCACTGGCGTCCTAGAGTCTCAAAGGTCACTCTAATCTCAAATATTCTTTTCAGCATAAAATATATAGTAAACTGAGACCGAACAGGATGTATCTTTTTACAATGAATACGAATGTGAATAAAAAAATCTATCCAGATTCATGAAATCATTATGTATCTCATCTAATTtcaggttgctatattttgagatcTCCTCTACGTCTTCGTCTCAATCTCCTTGCAAGCGACTACTACCAGAATGGAAAGACTCTACGTAGTCCAGGACACTGCGTGTGATACACTTCTTGTCTATCAGGTGGGTAACTGGGCACGCATGGCAGATAGTTGCTGCCTAGGACTCGCCAAGAACGTGCCACACAGGAGTTCAGAGAAATTCATCTGGAGAAAATGGCAAAACGgtaaaaacaaaaacgaatacGAAACTCACAACTCACAAGGAAAAAGTCTAGGGCCTGTTTTGGGGGAGCTTGTTCCAGCTGcagtttttcctaaaaactgaTTCTGCTAGAAGTTGCCTCAAACAGTCCAcaacttctgagaatctgtagttacaaattctgaaaaatgaactaaaaaatcagaagctggagaagctgggtttcagagcttttctaGATTATCAAAAACTagctaccaaacagctgcttcttATAATTTAAAGatcccaaacaggccctaggaGTAGTATCTCTCTCATGATTCATTACTTGATACATACAGAAATCATACAACCCCACTAGCTAGTTTATTTAAGTCTATTGCATACTACTCTGTCGAAAAAAAATCCTACCTACGAACCTAAAGCATGTATCCATGTTTATAGGTAggattgattatttttttttttgacggaggggtATGTATctgtaaatatttaaaattttctcctaaattatGCAGAAGCCAGCATGATAGCGTCGAATTCTGCGTGTGATTCGATCAATTGGAcacttaaaaaaagaacaaatataATTAAGCCATACGGTTGGAGCTATGCTCCTGGACGAACTGCTTCATCTCCTCCACGAGCTTGCCGGAGTCGGCGAGCTCCGGGAACGCGTGGAAGCCATGGATGGCGTCCGGGTACTCCACCACCCGCACCGCCTTCCCCTTCTCGCGCAGCGCCGCCACGTACCTCGCCTGCCATCCCTTGAGCAGGTCGAACCCGCCGATCACCACCATCGCCGGCGGGAACGCCTCCGCCAGCtcgacgcgctcgccgccgcacacgcgcgccgccgcgtggtcccgggtggcgCCCTCCGGCAGGAACTCCCGCCAGAAGTAGTCCGTCCTCGCCAGCGACAGCGAGAGGCTCGCCTTGTCgagccccacctcctcctccgtccgctcctcgccgccgaagAAGGGCGATATcagcacggcgccggcgagccggagcgacgacgacggcgaggtggtggaCGCCGCCCAGCGCTGGGCCACGTGGTGCACGATGTTCCCGCCCGcgctgtcgccggcgaggaagcAGCGGgagaggtcgacggcggcgccgagctcggcggcggcctccgcgaGGCCGTTGGCGTCGAGGTagcggagcgcggcgaggccgtcGTCGTAGGCGGCGGGGAAGCGGTGCTCGGGGGCGAGGCGGTAGTTCACGGACACCACCACGGCTCCGACCCcgcgggagatgcggcggcagagCGCGTCGTAGGGGCGCGACGCCGCGGAGAAGAGcacgaagccgccgccgtggaAGTAGACGACGACCGGGAGCTTCACCGCCGCCGTGTTCGTGGGCGGGCAGAACACGCGCGCCCAGAGGCCGCGGGAGGCGTCGATGGTGACGTCGACGGAGCGGACGCCGGCCGCGTCGGGACGGGGGCTGGCCGCGGCGTGGAGGTCGCCGAGGTAGAAGAGGAGGCGCCGCACGCTGCCGTCGGACCGGTGCGCGGCCGAGAGCGCAGCAAGCTGCACGCGCACCGTCcacggaagcggcggcggcgacgacgacgaccggcggcTGCGGTCAACGCCGGCCATCTCTTGCTGCACCAAGTGTGgaggagagttttttttttctttttgagtgAATTGCAGGAGTGATGTGGTGCTTTGATCTTCGATGTGACCAATGCGACAAATCTGTCGCGCCATTAATTAATGTTTAAGGACAAGTTGTTCGCAAGTTGCACACGGCACAGTGGCTGTGGAGTTATATTTTATTTCAatttgtttgtttagttttactACTAGTATAAATTATTGTTTGATAAAGCTCAAACTGTAATAAGAGTGCCAAAGTACTGAAAGAGAAGTGCAGATGACTCAAGAGTTGCAAATTTCTGCCATATGTAAAAGCTTCTGTTCTTTATTGTGTAGATATATTTTGACCCTTGAATATTTGAACATTGGTAATGGTAATATGATGTAATCCTAGTTGGCCAAAATCATGTCCAATTAGCTCAAATTCTCTGTCCATATCCCGCAAATTCTCAAATTTCCTTCGTCTCTTCGGTTGCTTCCCGTTCATCttctccatcatcgtcgtcatcgcatCCACAGTCGCTGTCCATAGCCTTCCTCTTCGTCTTCTCCACGACCGGCGTGTGCACAGCCGCAGGTGCAAGGGTTGTCGCCGTTGTCGTCGATCTCGCACTCGACGTAGCCATGGGCAGCGAGCTCCGCCTTGACCCACTCCTGCTGCTCCTTCCAGTACTCGTTCAGGTGCCGTATATATGGCCTCCGCACCGTCGGCGTCCAAGCTGCAggagcgcctcctcctccgcctcgctcgCCGCCAGATCTTCGCTCTGTAACACGGTCGCGGGGCGGACATCGTGACAGGATGTGCGGTCGATCTGCTCCTGCAGCATCCTCCACTTCCTCAGCTTCTTCATTATCTTCTTCATCCCTTCGGCTTGCGACGACCAACTCCAGTTCATCGCCGGCAGAATCTGGATTTGTTGGGATTTTTCTGATGGATTCATGGATCGCTACGGGACCACGCCATAAATGGGCCAGAATGCCCGTGTTCTACTCGGCCTCGGGCTCCTAGTTTCCTTTGTGAATTCTCCGCCGCGCCCATGTGTGCCGGCCCAGGCTCCCACCAAATACTTCTCTGTGACTTGTGaggaggaaaaagtacaccggagaTACCTACTCTTGTCGCCGatttacaaaatcatcccttaACCAAAAAACCAAATACAATGTATCCTCCAACttttaaaaccagtgcaaacaaaATCCTTCGATGGTATTGTCCCCAGTTTCAGCTAACAAGGCACCAATGTGGCTCCTTCGACTAGATCTTCATCTCACATGGCGCTTATGTGACGGTTTCATCAAGaaacaaattataaaataataaaaatgggTGGGCCAATTGATCAGATCCCCTTattccttttctctcttcttcctctcttttcttgCGTCAGACAGGAAGGAAGGACATGAGGACGATGGCGAGGTATGCACCTTGCCCTTCCCCATTTCTCTCCCAAGCTTCTCCACTCCTCCGCGGATGACCCCGCCCATCTCCTCTGCGCCATCCAGCTCCTATTCACCGCCGGTGCCCTCCTCCATGGTATGGTCACCG
The window above is part of the Oryza sativa Japonica Group chromosome 7, ASM3414082v1 genome. Proteins encoded here:
- the LOC4344079 gene encoding gamma carbonic anhydrase 2, mitochondrial; translated protein: MGTLGRAIYTAGKWIRGTGQAMDRLGSTIQGGLRVDEQLPRHRTIMNIFEKEPRIHKDVFVAPSAAVIGDIEIGHGSSIWYGSILRGDVNSIHIGVGTNIQDNSLVHVSKANISGKVLPTIIGNSVTIGHSAVLHACIVEDEAFVGMGATLLDGVVVEKHSMVGAGSLVKQNTRIPSGEVWVGNPAKFLRKLTEEEMAFIAQSATNYINLAQVHAAENAKTFDEIELEKMLRKKFAHKDEEYDSMLGVVREIPPELILPDSILPNKAQKAVAH
- the LOC9268360 gene encoding probable carboxylesterase 18, giving the protein MYSLRWCTARMQREMPADADMTRRRRSPSLPCAVRVQAAGFALGHRRDGSVRRLVFSLLDIHVRAKRRAGVRSVDVTIDASRGLWARVFSPPPTKGEAAQALPVVVFFHGGGFVLFSAASCYYDRLCRRICRELRAVVVSVNYRLAGPARRFPAAYDDGLAALRYLDANGLAEAAGVAAVDLSSCFLAGDSAGGNMVHHVAQRWAAASAASPSSSTTLRLAGAVLIQPFFGGEERTEEELELDKAALTLSLARTDYYWREFLPEGATRDHPAAHVCGGGEHDVEVAEAFPAAMVAIGGFDLLKGWQARYVEALRGKGKAVRVVEYPGAIHGFCLFPELADSGEFVEEMKLFVQEHRTKRVQ
- the LOC4344080 gene encoding probable carboxylesterase 18, yielding MARQICRIGHIEDQSTTSLLQFTQKEKKNSPPHLVQQEMAGVDRSRRSSSSPPPLPWTVRVQLAALSAAHRSDGSVRRLLFYLGDLHAAASPRPDAAGVRSVDVTIDASRGLWARVFCPPTNTAAVKLPVVVYFHGGGFVLFSAASRPYDALCRRISRGVGAVVVSVNYRLAPEHRFPAAYDDGLAALRYLDANGLAEAAAELGAAVDLSRCFLAGDSAGGNIVHHVAQRWAASTTSPSSSLRLAGAVLISPFFGGEERTEEEVGLDKASLSLSLARTDYFWREFLPEGATRDHAAARVCGGERVELAEAFPPAMVVIGGFDLLKGWQARYVAALREKGKAVRVVEYPDAIHGFHAFPELADSGKLVEEMKQFVQEHSSNHEFL